From Mucilaginibacter gotjawali:
TGTGATGATGTGGCCGGTATATTCAGGCAGGAAATTAAAGGCAGCCGCCCGGTTTTCCAAAATATCTTTCCATTGAAACCTGCGCCAGCCTTGTGTGAGCATCAGGTTTTCCAGCGCCTCATCCGATTCAGCATTTACGTTACTGAAATAATAATCGGGCGACTCAATACTGCCTTTCAAGTCGGAATTTAACCATAAATAGCTAAAAATATTACTGCCGTCAATGGCCTGCAATGAATCAACGCGGTAAACCGCCATCGACATATCAGCGTCTGATGCTTTGCCGGCAGGATCTTTAGCCTGTACGTTAACCGTCACTTTTTTGCGCAACCCATATTGTGACTGATCAGCGCCGGCAGCGATCAATAATTGCCGTGCCGGACGTTTGAAATACAGCCGTTCGCAAACCGGCTGTTTTGCATTATTGAAAACAGTAATGTGTGAGATCCCTTCGCCCAGTTCGCTTTTATTGATGCTAAAATTAGCTGTCCCATTATTAACCGCCGCGCTTTCCGCAATCTTTACGGTTTGGCGGGTGTGCACAAAAAGATAAATATTACCACCCACGTTTTCATTGTCTTTTACGGTTACATTTAACTGCCCTGATGCGTTGTCGGTCAACGACATCACGTACCCCTGGCTGTTCGCTGCAGGAATATCTTTTGTAATTGGCGGGTTTCCGTCAATTTTTATAATTGCCTTATAAAAATTTCTTTCTTCAGGCGTAAACGAAAAACTGCCCATCCCGAATTTCAAGGATTTAAACCGCGCCACTGTATCATTTTTTTGGTTAACCACAACGCCGCTCAACTCAGCGCCTTTGCCATTTTGCCCAACTGCCTTAAACGCCACTTTACTTTTAATACCATTTACCAGGTTGCCCCCCTCAGGAAAGAAGTTAATATCATAGGCTGCACTTTCTTTAGCAGCGGCATCCGGAGATTTTAAAGGATTAACAAATGTGATTAATTTCTCGAAGTAGAAATCGGGGCCAAAATTTTTCATCCAGCTGGTATAGGCCCTTAATTTATAATTCCCGTTGCTTACAGAAACCGGGATATATAATGAACCATCGCCCGAACCATTTTTCATCGCAACCTTAGCCTCAACAATCCGGCTTTGGCTGTTATCCAAAATCTCAATATAAACCACCTTACTCAGGTTAAGTGGCTTATGGTCGTTGCCATCGACGCAATAAACTTTAAACCATAAAATTTCGCCCGGCAGGTAAACGCTTTTATCTGTGTGAACATAAATTTTCTCCAATAAAGCATTTTGCTTATACAGATTAAAGCTGTTTTGCACCTCCTGTATCACCTGTGCCCTGCTATGTTGCATAAGCATAAAAAGCACCATCGCTAAACATATCGCGCGGCTGTTTTTTGTAATAATTCTCATATCAGGTTGGTTTAATAGGTGTAATTTATTGATAAATTTCTTAGTTTTTTCTTTTCTTATCATTTCCAAAACGACGGTTTAACATTTGTTCCTCTCAAGGTACAGTCAACACAGACCGGCTCTGACGCAGTATAACCAATCGGCGGGCTCCCCGGTGGCGAAATAGCCAGAACAGGTATTTCAGGGTTCGTTGCGCCTTTGTTGTAATTGATGTGCAAATCAACCTGGTTAATCGGGGTAGTGGACCCTGGGGGTATATACTTGAAATAAAAAGTATCAAGCTTGCAGGTTGGGTCGTTGTGCGAATCAGCCCATGCAGGGAGTTGCTGGTTTGCAATAAAAATCCGGGCACTGGAAACACTTCCAACACTAATATAACCTATTACAGGCTCGGAAGGGTTGGTGGTTGAATGGATATTGCCGCTGATCTGCGAGGGCTGCGCGTCAAAAATGCTGCCCAACTGCTCCGTATTCTTTTTCAAATTTTGCCAGAACGCGTACGCGTTTCCTGATAAAGCATATTGTTTAACGAGGATGCTGTATTTTGAACTCAATTTTTCAGAAGTTGAGGGGATGAAAATAATAGGATTGTTTACAATAACGTCACGTGCAAGCTTAGCCGATGAGTTTAAAATAATTGTGCTTGACGTTGTGCTGGTCCAGCAAGTGTATATCTGGTCGTTAATATAATCCCTTTGTACAACATCATCGCCGTTTGATTTAAAAAACGAATCGTATTGCGAGTGGATGATCCAGGTTTCCTCGTAATCCCAGCGGTAATACTTAGTGTTATTATTGGCATCGTGGGTGTTTGAGTAAATATTTAAACCATCCCTCTGGATTACAAAATTAACACTATCAATGGGCGGGGAATTTTCAACGGTGACAAAATCCGACAAATATTCTTCATTTGCGGTTTTTATCCGCAGCCGGTATTTGTGGCTATTATCAAGGTTCAGGCCATTAGCCGTATAAACGCCGATTTGCGATTCAGCCAAAGGATAAACTGCCGACTGGTCACTTTCAACAGTAAGAACCGCCCCGTTAACCGGATTTAATGTAATATTGCTGGCTATATTAACGGTATGGCTAAGTTTTATGGTTGTAGCATCGGGCCCGCTGTTTATTACCCCCTCCACAACCAGGTAGCTATTGGGCGCAGTAATTGTAGGCGGATTGTATAGCTTTTTACAGCCGGTAAATAGTATTAAAATAAATATTGACGTTTTCCAGTTTCTCATTTTTTTCTTATCTCCAAAAATCCGGTTGTTTATTTGTTCCCCTTAACGTACAATCCACACATTCCGGCTGTGCTCCCGTATGGCCAATGATCATTTCGGGCCCAATAGGCGGAATAACGATTATTGCAGCTACCGGTATCAGCGCGTCTTGCGGATTAGCCAGGTGGTTATAATTAAAATATACATTTTCCTGGTTAACGGCTACCGTTGCCCCGGCAGGTTTGTATTGCAGGTAAATGGAATCAAGTGTGCAATTAGGGTAAGGTTGTGCAGGCACCCAGCCCGGTAATTGCTGGTCTGTAATAAAAATCCGTTTACTGGTAACCGTTCCTGCACTTACATAACCAATCACCGCTTCAGACGGGTTTTTGGTTGAATGGATATTCCCGTTTATTTGCGAGGGCTGTGCATCAAATATGCTCCCTAATTGTTCGGTATTGGTTTTTAATATTTGCCAAAATTTATAGGCATCGGCGGTTAAAGCATACTCTCTCACCATAATGCTGTATTTTGTCCCCAGTTTTTCCGAAGTGGATGAAACAAATGTGAGCGGGTTATTTGTGATCACATTTTGCGACAATTTAGCCGAAGACCCCAGAATGATCGTGCTTGAGGTGTCATTTCCCCAGCAATTATACACCTCGTTTGCCGGAAAAACCCGCTCTACAACGGTGTCGCCATTGGATACGTAGCCTGATTGATAGTAAGAGTGAAATACCCATGTTTCCTGGTAATCCCATCGGTAATATCTGGTATTATTTACAGCATCGTGGGTGCCTGCATTAATTTGGATGCCTTTGTTTTCAACGTTAAAACTAATCGTATCAACCGGGGGTGCGTTTACTACCGGCACAAAATCTGAAAGGTATTCATTGTCGGCCGTTTTAATTCTTAAACGGTATTTCCTGTTATTATCAAGCTGCAAACTACCAATACCGTAACTACCTTTGCGCGTTTCGGTCAAGGGGTATATGGTGTTCTGATCGCTCTCAATCGTCAAAACAGCACCAGTCAGCGGGTTTAAAGTTATTTTGCTGGCGAGGTTTACCGTATGACTAAGCTTAAAAATGGTAGAGTCGGGGCCGTTATTAATCACACCTTCAACCACGAGGTAACTACCCGGCGCTGATATTGCAGGCGGATTATAAAGTTTTTTACAGCTGACCGATATGACCATAAGTATAAAATAAAGATATCTATGACGA
This genomic window contains:
- a CDS encoding MG2 domain-containing protein, with the protein product MRIITKNSRAICLAMVLFMLMQHSRAQVIQEVQNSFNLYKQNALLEKIYVHTDKSVYLPGEILWFKVYCVDGNDHKPLNLSKVVYIEILDNSQSRIVEAKVAMKNGSGDGSLYIPVSVSNGNYKLRAYTSWMKNFGPDFYFEKLITFVNPLKSPDAAAKESAAYDINFFPEGGNLVNGIKSKVAFKAVGQNGKGAELSGVVVNQKNDTVARFKSLKFGMGSFSFTPEERNFYKAIIKIDGNPPITKDIPAANSQGYVMSLTDNASGQLNVTVKDNENVGGNIYLFVHTRQTVKIAESAAVNNGTANFSINKSELGEGISHITVFNNAKQPVCERLYFKRPARQLLIAAGADQSQYGLRKKVTVNVQAKDPAGKASDADMSMAVYRVDSLQAIDGSNIFSYLWLNSDLKGSIESPDYYFSNVNAESDEALENLMLTQGWRRFQWKDILENRAAAFNFLPEYTGHIITAKIVSSENGAPAKNIMTYLGIPGKRVQLYTSQSDSSGRLLYETKDFYGTGEVIAQTNELIDSTYRIDILSPFSEQYTRAALPKFEFNSGQANALKDHSIGIQVLNIYSGNMLKRYYDPHIDSSAFYGKPFKTYKLDDFTRFTTMEEDLREYVSEDNIVKTRGYFHIKVLNNKGFLDSDPLVLLDGIPVFNMNKVFTVDPLKVRKLEVVPFRYYYGPSTEEGIFSFTTYKGDLGGVELDPRAIVVDYEGMQLSRQFYSPVYDTEARAANRLPDFRNLLYWTPSVKQHAAGDVSFYTSDEPGTYVGVIQGLTPKGEPGSGYFTFEVK
- a CDS encoding DUF4249 domain-containing protein; translation: MRNWKTSIFILILFTGCKKLYNPPTITAPNSYLVVEGVINSGPDATTIKLSHTVNIASNITLNPVNGAVLTVESDQSAVYPLAESQIGVYTANGLNLDNSHKYRLRIKTANEEYLSDFVTVENSPPIDSVNFVIQRDGLNIYSNTHDANNNTKYYRWDYEETWIIHSQYDSFFKSNGDDVVQRDYINDQIYTCWTSTTSSTIILNSSAKLARDVIVNNPIIFIPSTSEKLSSKYSILVKQYALSGNAYAFWQNLKKNTEQLGSIFDAQPSQISGNIHSTTNPSEPVIGYISVGSVSSARIFIANQQLPAWADSHNDPTCKLDTFYFKYIPPGSTTPINQVDLHINYNKGATNPEIPVLAISPPGSPPIGYTASEPVCVDCTLRGTNVKPSFWK
- a CDS encoding DUF4249 domain-containing protein; translated protein: MVISVSCKKLYNPPAISAPGSYLVVEGVINNGPDSTIFKLSHTVNLASKITLNPLTGAVLTIESDQNTIYPLTETRKGSYGIGSLQLDNNRKYRLRIKTADNEYLSDFVPVVNAPPVDTISFNVENKGIQINAGTHDAVNNTRYYRWDYQETWVFHSYYQSGYVSNGDTVVERVFPANEVYNCWGNDTSSTIILGSSAKLSQNVITNNPLTFVSSTSEKLGTKYSIMVREYALTADAYKFWQILKTNTEQLGSIFDAQPSQINGNIHSTKNPSEAVIGYVSAGTVTSKRIFITDQQLPGWVPAQPYPNCTLDSIYLQYKPAGATVAVNQENVYFNYNHLANPQDALIPVAAIIVIPPIGPEMIIGHTGAQPECVDCTLRGTNKQPDFWR